A region from the Gallus gallus isolate bGalGal1 chromosome 25, bGalGal1.mat.broiler.GRCg7b, whole genome shotgun sequence genome encodes:
- the RFX5 gene encoding DNA-binding protein RFX5 yields the protein MADEELSPQAAKKGTLSPGGSRSGVAEPGTLLQKLRGNISKAVQNKVDAILQDVQKFSDSDKLYLYLQLPSGPSMGDRSSSLDLSSLSTAEYMHACNWIRNHLEEHADTCLPKQDVYDAYRQYCDNLCCRPLSAANFGKIIREIFPNIKARRLGGRGQSKYCYSGIRRKTVVSLPPLPSLDLKVTETQHTELTDLVQSYTSEVMEAACALTCDWAEKILKRSFNNIVEVAQFLIQQHIISSRSARADLVMAMVVSESTEKAHRDGRSPPLAKRNGLEASEGGERSLAQTKKDSVPKATIPPRPDKKKPPEPPRPPSSPQVNALMARLPLLLPRVPPGPTAVCSSPPVLAPKLTAAPLGGTMKVAVPLPPGLNVLLPGVAVPAADSPRGAAPDGPPGSAQRPVATKRSPEVAHEAGAKRRRGRPRKRTEEEEGGVGSPGRTGDAAEGTDLGAERCDSAHGGDSGHRGGSARGGDSGHGGDGAHGGDITDGAAVVSPTQVSVIQDSRGLQEEEALSAAPGGSGVTGGGSADTALRGDGHGAGMEPSAPHGPVFPGGT from the exons ATGGCCGATGAGGAGCTGAGCCCCCAGGCCGCCAAGAAGGGCACTTTGTCACCCGGCGGCTCCCGGAGCGGCGTGGCGGAGCCGGGCACATTGCTGCAGAAACTGCGGGGCAACATCTC CAAAGCGGTGCAGAACAAAGTCGACGCCATCCTG CAAGATGTCCAGAAGTTCTCCGACAGCGACAAGCTCTACCTCTACCTCCAGCTGCCGTCAGGGCCAAGCATGGGGGACAggag cagcagcctggacCTGAGCTCGCTGAGCACGGCTGAGTATATGCATGCGTGCAATTGGATCCGGAACCACCTGGAGGAGCACGCGGACACCTGCCTGCCCAAGCAGGACGTCTACGATGCCTACAG gcAGTACTGCGATAATCTCTGCTGCCGCCCTCTGAGCGCCGCCAACTTTGGGAAGATCATCCGGGAGATCTTCCCCAACATCAAGGCCAGGAGGCTGGGAGGCCGCGGGCAATCGAA GTACTGCTACAGCGGCATCCGGAGGAAGACGGTGGTCAGCCTGCCGCCGCTGCCCAGCCTGGACCTCAAGGTGACGGAGACT CAGCACACGGAGCTGACAGACCTGGTGCAGTCCTACACCAGCGAGGTGATGGAGGCGGCCTGCGCCCTGACCTGCGACTGGGCCGAGAAGATCCTCAAACGTTCCTTCAACAACATCGTGGAGGTGGCCCAGTTCCTCATCCAGCAGCACATCATCAGCTCCCGCTCAGCCCGCGCCGACCTCGTCATGGCCATGGTGGTCTCAG AGAGCACTGAGAAGGCCCATCGTGATGGCCGCTCTCCTCCACTGGCCAAGAGGAATGGCCTGGAGGCCTCGGAGGGCGGCGAGCGGAGCCTGGCACAG ACCAAGAAGGACAGTGTCCCCAAGGCCACCATCCCACCGCGTCCCGACAAGAAGAAGCCCCCGGAGCCGCCCCGGCCGCCGAGCAGCCCCCAGGTGAACGCGCTGATGGCCCGTTtgccccttctcctcccccgcgtcccccccggccccacagccgTGTGCTCTTCCCCTCCAGTCCTGGCCCCCAAACTGACGGCCGCCCCACTGGGGGGCACCATGAAGGTGGCCGTCCCGCTGCCCCCCGGGCTCAACGTGCTGCTGCCCGGCGTGGCCGTGCCTGCAGCTGACAGCCCCCGTGGAGCGGCCCCCGATGGCCCCCCGGGCTCAGCCCAGCGCCCCGTGGCCACCAAGCGGTCCCCAGAGGTGGCCCACGAGGCCGGGGCCAAACGCAGGCGCGGGCGGCCGAGGAAGAGGacggaggaggaggaaggaggcgTGGGGTCACCAGGCCGCACCGGGGATGCGGCTGAGGGGACGGATCTGGGGGCCGAGCGCTGTGACAGCGCACACGGAGGTGACAGTGGGCACAGAGGGGGCAGCGCCCGTGGAGGTGACAGTGGGCACGGAGGTGACGGTGCCCATGGAGGTGACATCACGGATGGCGCAGCGGTGGTGTCCCCAACCCAAGTGAGCGTCATCCAGGACAGCcgtgggctgcaggaggaggaggcgcTGAGCGCGGCGCCGGGTGGCAGCGGGGTCACGGGGGGCGGCAGTGCTGACACTGCGCTGCGTGGGGATGGACACGGCGCTGGGATggagccctcagccccacatgGCCCCGTGTTCCCGGGGGGCACATAG